The following proteins are encoded in a genomic region of Desulfosporosinus youngiae DSM 17734:
- a CDS encoding (2Fe-2S)-binding protein, whose protein sequence is MQIEFKVNGKEHTMNVQPTMRLVDLLREELGLTGTKEGCGEGECGSCTVLMNGKAVNSCLVLVPQIRGQEILTIEALEQDGQLDKLQESFINNSAVQCGYCTPGMLMSAKALLMTNPHPTEEDIKTAIAGNLCRCTGYNKIVQAIKEAAAQI, encoded by the coding sequence ATGCAAATTGAGTTTAAGGTCAATGGCAAAGAACATACTATGAATGTCCAGCCAACCATGAGGTTAGTTGATTTGTTAAGAGAGGAACTGGGATTAACAGGGACTAAAGAGGGGTGTGGTGAAGGGGAGTGCGGATCCTGTACAGTGCTTATGAACGGGAAGGCTGTTAATTCCTGTCTGGTTCTTGTACCTCAAATCAGGGGCCAGGAGATCCTCACTATCGAAGCTTTGGAACAGGATGGACAATTGGACAAACTGCAAGAATCCTTCATTAATAACAGCGCAGTCCAATGCGGCTACTGTACACCGGGAATGCTGATGTCGGCTAAGGCTCTATTGATGACCAATCCTCATCCCACTGAAGAAGACATCAAAACGGCAATTGCCGGAAATTTATGCAGATGTACTGGATACAATAAAATAGTGCAGGCCATCAAAGAGGCCGCGGCGCAGATATAA
- a CDS encoding EamA family transporter, with amino-acid sequence MSNKQDNSVAVLLILISAFWFSVYPILGKVVFAGGAGLSTVLLFRFGISALTLWAITIWREGFPRLSLKSWLSLWLMGGVAYSMMAGLYISSVLYIPASLAALLLYAYPIIVTVLAVLTKQEMFSRFKFAGLIIATFGLVLVLGVAFQGINILGVLLALGAAFVYAIYILAGNKVLKTISPLVSTAAISTSAALTYGVIGFQVSGMTWNLSWGTWMGIVGIAVSTIIAMLTFFEGIKRVGATSASIISTTEPVMTVILAVIIFQEHLTLWQVVGGIFVIAGGILAVISPASKIIRPVNSSVH; translated from the coding sequence ATGAGTAACAAACAAGATAATTCCGTTGCCGTACTATTAATCCTAATCTCGGCCTTTTGGTTTAGTGTCTACCCAATTCTGGGAAAAGTGGTCTTTGCCGGGGGGGCGGGTCTATCTACGGTTTTATTATTTAGATTCGGCATTTCAGCCCTTACGCTATGGGCGATAACCATATGGAGAGAAGGATTTCCACGCTTATCCTTGAAATCCTGGCTTTCATTGTGGCTTATGGGCGGGGTGGCATATTCTATGATGGCTGGTCTGTACATATCTTCAGTGTTATATATTCCCGCCTCTTTAGCTGCTTTGCTTCTTTATGCTTATCCCATTATTGTTACTGTACTGGCCGTATTAACCAAACAAGAAATGTTTTCGAGGTTTAAATTTGCAGGATTAATCATCGCAACGTTTGGATTAGTTTTGGTTTTGGGAGTAGCCTTTCAGGGGATCAATATTCTGGGGGTTCTGCTGGCCCTTGGGGCTGCCTTTGTCTATGCAATCTATATTCTCGCAGGAAATAAAGTGTTAAAGACAATTTCACCTTTAGTAAGTACCGCTGCTATTTCTACGTCTGCCGCACTTACATATGGAGTGATTGGTTTCCAAGTCAGCGGGATGACTTGGAATCTTTCCTGGGGCACTTGGATGGGGATCGTTGGGATTGCTGTTTCAACCATTATTGCAATGCTGACGTTTTTCGAAGGTATTAAGCGTGTCGGCGCAACATCCGCATCAATTATCAGCACTACAGAACCCGTAATGACCGTAATTTTAGCTGTAATTATATTTCAAGAACACCTTACTCTTTGGCAGGTAGTAGGAGGGATTTTTGTTATTGCAGGAGGGATTTTGGCTGTCATATCTCCCGCTTCGAAAATCATCCGGCCGGTAAATTCCTCAGTTCATTAA
- a CDS encoding ABC transporter substrate-binding protein: MKKRFMPVLIALILAASLVLSGCSSQQPELTKVKLSEVTHSIFYAPQYVALSKGFFKEEGLDVELSNGQGADKVMTAVLSGQADIGFAGPEASVYVYNEGKEDNAVVFAQLTNGDGTFLMGRAPDPDFQWSDLKGLNIIGGRKGGMPAIVLQYVLSKNGLTVGKDVSIDTTMQFAAMPGAFIGGQGDYVIIFEPTASSMEKEGKAYIVASLGENSGEIPYTAYFAKKSMIENNPELIQKFTNAVYKGQQWVASHTPEEIAMAIKLQFPDENDQILVSAVKRYKEQDSWKKDPVLTQNDFYLLQQIMKDAGELNKIAPYENVVTTKFAENAISSIK, from the coding sequence ATGAAGAAAAGGTTTATGCCCGTACTTATTGCGCTGATTCTGGCTGCTTCTTTAGTGCTGTCAGGCTGCAGCAGTCAACAACCTGAGCTTACAAAGGTTAAACTGTCAGAGGTTACCCATTCTATCTTTTACGCACCGCAGTATGTAGCCTTAAGTAAAGGCTTTTTTAAAGAAGAAGGACTTGACGTTGAGCTTTCTAATGGGCAAGGCGCAGACAAAGTTATGACTGCCGTGCTTTCGGGGCAGGCTGACATTGGTTTTGCCGGACCTGAGGCAAGTGTTTATGTCTACAATGAAGGTAAAGAGGATAACGCTGTCGTCTTTGCTCAGCTGACCAACGGAGATGGAACCTTTTTGATGGGCAGAGCCCCTGATCCTGATTTTCAATGGAGCGATCTGAAAGGTTTGAATATTATTGGCGGACGAAAGGGAGGAATGCCCGCTATTGTTCTTCAGTATGTTTTGAGTAAAAACGGTCTTACGGTTGGCAAAGATGTCTCCATCGATACCACAATGCAATTTGCTGCTATGCCGGGTGCCTTTATCGGCGGACAAGGGGATTATGTGATTATCTTTGAACCTACCGCATCAAGTATGGAAAAAGAGGGTAAGGCTTATATCGTAGCATCCTTAGGTGAGAATAGCGGTGAGATCCCTTATACAGCCTATTTTGCTAAAAAGAGCATGATTGAGAATAATCCGGAGCTCATTCAGAAGTTTACCAATGCTGTCTATAAAGGTCAGCAATGGGTAGCCAGTCACACACCTGAGGAAATTGCCATGGCTATAAAGCTCCAATTCCCGGATGAAAACGATCAGATTCTTGTAAGTGCAGTTAAACGTTATAAAGAGCAGGATTCCTGGAAGAAAGATCCTGTCCTGACTCAAAACGATTTTTATCTTCTGCAGCAAATTATGAAGGATGCGGGAGAACTAAACAAGATTGCTCCTTATGAAAACGTAGTAACAACAAAATTTGCAGAAAACGCCATAAGCAGCATTAAGTAA
- a CDS encoding transglycosylase domain-containing protein yields MEKTNTTQLAQSKLRGFLSKILRLLKNFKPWKKPKFWSRLGIIVLILIIITSGGVTIYISSLDISKLQTPLAQPSYLYDQNGNRISQLSSSKIEPVSGQQIPLIMKNAIIAVEDRRYYEHKGVDLRSILRALYRDVISGDYSEGGSTITQQLAKNLFLASDKTLARKLKEAAYALKIEAVLDKDEILAAYLNRIYFGEGRWGLQNAARLYFDKEAENLTLEESALLAGLLKAPTIYSPLSNKEKSLERRNLVLGLMEEQNYITSAEYQKAILEPIVLKKESQNNLTGQYAPYVDYVIEEAIDRIGFTEEQILNGGLQIYTQMDPLVQEAAEDVYAESHYFPKGTADQIVQSGVVILDHKTGGIRGLVGYRGERVYRGLNHATSAQLERQPGSSLKPLSVYAPALEKGYTPNSMVSDHPLNINGYAPQNYDNQYRGYITMQEAVRQSWNVPAVWLLHEIGVESGVDFTERSGIPLEKEDHTLSLALGGLSKGATPLQMAQAYGVFANLGVMNKAYAISKITAKDGRVLFQAQPEAVQVTTPSVAYMMTLMLQDVVTNGTGKNASLTRPTAGKTGSVELPPVQEFAGISKGVKDVWFVGYTPELTAAVWMGYDNTDRDHYLTTAGGSEPAVVFHEILARALKSAPVVPFEIPQEYIEQNKLSNKLYKWYQENFYPKGIDTDRYEYEDDDEGGGNGNDKKNNKGNDKDQGRD; encoded by the coding sequence GTGGAAAAAACAAACACCACTCAACTGGCACAATCGAAACTGAGAGGGTTTTTATCTAAAATTCTTCGCTTATTGAAGAACTTCAAACCTTGGAAAAAGCCTAAGTTTTGGAGCCGGCTAGGTATTATCGTTCTAATATTGATCATTATTACCAGCGGCGGAGTTACGATTTACATTTCCTCCTTAGATATCAGCAAATTACAGACGCCTCTGGCTCAGCCCTCTTATCTTTACGACCAAAACGGCAACCGGATTTCCCAACTGTCATCCTCAAAAATTGAACCTGTTTCCGGACAGCAAATCCCCCTTATTATGAAAAATGCCATTATTGCGGTCGAAGACCGCCGGTATTACGAGCATAAAGGGGTCGATCTGCGCTCTATCCTGCGTGCTCTCTACCGGGATGTGATATCGGGCGACTATTCCGAAGGGGGGAGCACGATCACCCAGCAGTTGGCCAAAAATCTTTTCTTAGCTTCGGATAAAACTCTGGCCCGCAAACTAAAAGAAGCTGCCTATGCCTTAAAGATCGAGGCGGTTCTTGACAAGGATGAAATTCTGGCAGCCTATCTTAATCGAATCTACTTTGGTGAAGGACGCTGGGGACTGCAAAATGCGGCGAGACTCTATTTTGATAAAGAGGCTGAGAATCTAACCTTAGAAGAATCCGCTTTGCTTGCCGGTTTGCTCAAAGCTCCGACGATTTATTCCCCGCTGAGCAATAAGGAAAAATCCTTAGAGAGGCGAAATCTTGTCCTTGGGTTGATGGAAGAACAGAATTACATTACTTCTGCCGAGTATCAAAAAGCCATACTTGAACCGATTGTTTTAAAAAAAGAATCTCAAAACAATCTGACGGGTCAATATGCTCCCTATGTGGATTATGTCATAGAAGAGGCAATCGATCGTATCGGCTTTACCGAAGAACAAATTTTAAACGGCGGACTGCAAATTTATACCCAAATGGACCCATTGGTACAAGAAGCGGCTGAAGATGTCTACGCAGAAAGCCATTATTTTCCTAAGGGAACAGCCGACCAAATTGTCCAAAGCGGAGTTGTGATCCTTGATCACAAGACAGGAGGTATCAGGGGATTAGTAGGATACCGCGGAGAAAGAGTATACCGTGGATTAAACCATGCGACATCAGCCCAACTTGAACGCCAGCCGGGTTCTTCCTTGAAACCCTTGTCAGTTTATGCTCCAGCCTTAGAAAAAGGTTATACCCCGAATTCCATGGTCAGCGACCATCCCTTAAATATCAATGGTTACGCTCCCCAAAATTATGACAATCAATACCGCGGATATATCACCATGCAAGAGGCCGTCCGTCAATCCTGGAATGTTCCTGCAGTTTGGCTGCTTCATGAAATAGGCGTCGAAAGCGGTGTTGATTTTACTGAACGGAGTGGAATCCCCTTGGAAAAAGAGGATCATACCCTTAGTCTGGCCTTAGGGGGTCTGTCTAAAGGGGCTACACCGCTGCAAATGGCGCAAGCCTATGGAGTGTTTGCCAATCTTGGAGTTATGAATAAGGCCTATGCCATTAGTAAGATTACTGCGAAAGATGGGCGTGTATTATTTCAAGCCCAGCCGGAGGCGGTTCAAGTGACTACTCCAAGTGTAGCCTATATGATGACTCTCATGCTGCAGGATGTTGTCACTAATGGAACCGGGAAGAATGCCAGTCTTACCCGGCCTACAGCAGGCAAGACCGGTTCTGTAGAGCTTCCTCCCGTCCAGGAGTTTGCCGGAATAAGCAAAGGGGTCAAAGACGTTTGGTTTGTCGGCTATACCCCTGAACTCACGGCTGCTGTGTGGATGGGTTATGATAACACTGACCGTGATCACTATCTTACAACAGCGGGGGGATCTGAGCCGGCCGTGGTCTTTCATGAGATCTTAGCCCGCGCTCTTAAATCCGCTCCTGTAGTCCCCTTTGAGATTCCTCAGGAATACATCGAACAGAATAAGCTGTCCAATAAATTGTACAAGTGGTATCAAGAGAATTTTTATCCTAAGGGAATTGATACTGATCGGTATGAGTATGAGGACGATGATGAGGGCGGGGGCAACGGAAACGATAAGAAGAATAATAAAGGAAACGACAAAGACCAGGGCCGGGATTAA
- a CDS encoding ABC transporter permease, with product MSKQKYDHSSHMAQNPEISQEHKDYLHRVRMEKISVKVIQILIFGIAFFLWELCANAKIVDPFITSQPSRVLATMLNLYQDGMLFYHIGITCLEAFVGFVLGTIVGTIIAIMLWWSEFLCKVLEPYLVVLNSLPKIALGPVFIVWIGAGPAAIIVMTLAISLIVTVLEVLNGFLTTDQEKIKLVRTFGGTKLQVLTKVLLPASYPTIISALKINVGLSWVGVIVGEFLVSKAGLGYLIVYGGQVFKLDLVMTSVIILGIAATVMYQGVVCLEKVLVKNKL from the coding sequence ATGTCTAAGCAAAAATACGATCATAGTTCTCACATGGCTCAGAACCCGGAGATTTCTCAAGAACATAAAGATTATTTGCATAGGGTCAGGATGGAAAAAATATCTGTTAAGGTCATTCAAATATTAATTTTTGGCATTGCTTTCTTCCTTTGGGAACTATGTGCCAATGCAAAAATCGTCGATCCTTTTATCACAAGCCAGCCCTCCAGAGTTTTGGCAACCATGCTTAATTTATATCAAGATGGAATGCTGTTTTACCACATTGGAATTACTTGTCTCGAAGCTTTCGTTGGTTTTGTCTTAGGGACAATAGTAGGAACAATTATTGCGATAATGCTATGGTGGTCTGAGTTTTTATGTAAAGTTCTGGAGCCCTATTTAGTGGTTCTTAACAGTTTGCCTAAAATTGCCCTTGGACCTGTTTTTATTGTGTGGATTGGTGCAGGCCCTGCGGCCATCATTGTTATGACCTTAGCTATTTCTCTGATTGTTACGGTATTAGAAGTTTTAAACGGATTCTTAACCACGGACCAAGAAAAAATCAAACTCGTCCGAACCTTTGGCGGCACAAAACTTCAAGTTCTTACAAAGGTTCTGCTTCCCGCCTCATACCCGACAATTATTAGTGCCCTTAAAATCAATGTCGGATTGTCATGGGTAGGGGTTATTGTAGGAGAGTTCTTAGTATCTAAGGCAGGCTTAGGCTACCTCATTGTTTATGGGGGGCAAGTCTTTAAATTGGACCTGGTCATGACCAGTGTCATTATTCTGGGCATAGCGGCTACAGTGATGTATCAGGGGGTGGTTTGCCTTGAAAAAGTGCTCGTGAAAAATAAGCTTTGA
- a CDS encoding MalY/PatB family protein, translating to MKYNFDQVIDRRQTCSVKWDFNQQIFGCEDILPLWVADMDFQAPDAVVEALVNRARHGIFGYSNGMDGYYEALIAWLGDRHNWEIQQDWISFSPGVVFALYELVRSLTKPGDKILIQSPVYPPFFKAVKNNGREVVNSQLRVEHGRYVMDFEDLEEKFSGGVKMMILCSPHNPVGRVWEREELDRLGRLCLAYNVIVISDEIHGDLIYEGHRHIPLASLSPELAMQSIVCTAPSKTFNLAGLQTSNLIIPNPEYRKAYEASRDLTGIHNPNVFGITALEAAYREGEDWLNQLMHYLKESVEFLKSSLAQELPQIKLTQPEGTYLVWLDFRELGMKPEELQKFLVHKAGVGLNPGYQFGSGGEGFARLNIGCARSVLREGLERLRTAVCELS from the coding sequence ATGAAATACAATTTTGATCAGGTTATCGATCGCCGCCAGACTTGTTCAGTAAAATGGGATTTTAATCAACAGATATTTGGGTGTGAGGATATTTTGCCCTTGTGGGTTGCGGACATGGATTTTCAAGCTCCGGATGCTGTTGTTGAAGCTCTGGTCAACCGTGCCAGGCATGGGATATTTGGCTATTCTAATGGAATGGACGGTTATTACGAGGCCCTTATTGCCTGGTTGGGTGATCGTCATAATTGGGAGATTCAGCAAGACTGGATTTCCTTCAGCCCGGGAGTTGTCTTTGCATTATATGAATTGGTACGCAGTTTGACAAAGCCTGGGGATAAGATCCTTATTCAATCTCCGGTATATCCGCCTTTCTTCAAAGCGGTCAAAAACAATGGCCGAGAGGTAGTTAATAGTCAGCTAAGAGTCGAACATGGCCGGTATGTCATGGACTTTGAGGATTTAGAAGAAAAGTTTTCCGGCGGTGTTAAGATGATGATTTTATGCAGCCCCCACAATCCTGTGGGGCGGGTCTGGGAGCGTGAAGAACTTGATCGCTTAGGCCGGCTCTGTCTGGCATATAATGTTATCGTCATCTCAGATGAAATTCACGGTGATCTTATCTATGAAGGACATCGCCATATTCCCCTCGCTTCACTTTCCCCTGAGTTAGCCATGCAATCCATTGTTTGCACGGCGCCCAGTAAGACATTTAATTTAGCAGGTTTACAGACTTCAAACCTCATCATTCCAAACCCCGAGTATCGAAAAGCCTATGAAGCGTCACGTGACTTAACCGGTATTCATAATCCCAATGTATTTGGCATAACTGCTTTAGAAGCAGCTTATCGAGAGGGGGAAGACTGGCTGAATCAGCTAATGCACTACTTGAAGGAGAGTGTGGAATTCCTTAAGTCATCCCTTGCCCAAGAACTCCCACAGATTAAGCTGACTCAGCCTGAGGGAACCTATTTAGTATGGTTGGATTTTAGGGAACTTGGAATGAAGCCCGAGGAATTACAAAAGTTTTTGGTGCATAAGGCAGGGGTTGGGTTAAACCCAGGCTATCAGTTCGGTTCTGGCGGAGAAGGTTTTGCACGGCTAAATATTGGCTGTGCTCGCTCAGTACTTAGAGAAGGTTTGGAACGCCTTAGAACTGCTGTTTGTGAATTGAGCTAG
- a CDS encoding xanthine dehydrogenase family protein molybdopterin-binding subunit, which translates to MRVLEKDLNYVGHTFPIHDASQKVRGDLEYLSDMKLPKMLYAKLLLSPIAHGLITKIDTSRAEALPGVIRVFTHLNTPSKTYSRYRIVPDQEFCLEDERLLTDKVRFVGDRVAAVVAISKGIAKQAIGLIQVEYEPLPVLSTPEQALLDQETKIHPGGNLLHEYQHKLGEQVSSSDDDIIVETVTKTQKVHHAAMETHVCLADFDRSGKLTLWAACQGVFGVRTIVADLLELSYNNVRVIKVPMGGSFGGRQETILEPITAFLAKEVKGPVKLILTREETIISTMTRPATTSRIRTKAADDGMLAECSVDTIVDAGAYATSSIDNTYVMSKKICKLYRIPYYEHSGKTVYTNTPIAGGARGWGAPEIITALEIHMDAAAKKQAMDLVEFRLKNLVHPYDLDKSSQISLGNARVIECLEKGAEVFGWHERYNREPDQGRFRRGVGLACAAHKNGMYGGFPEHSTMTLKVNEDGSFILVTGLHEMGCGTITSIKQIAAEVLDVDPGKITVLEADTEYGPYDFGSYGSRVTYICGACAFEAAKRVKEMLMECASDIFQKPKESLETKNGRVWVVGDERHPISYRDIATTAKVKNNMDIVITHTYHGTSNPGAYAVHFTEVEVDTATGRVQVLDYLAAHDIGKAINPGMVEGQIQGGVQMGIGYALYEEIKVFNDGSILNSSFKNYHVLNAPDMPLVRTLLIEEGGDEGPYGAKSIGEIAFVPVAAAVVNAVNNALGTSMSDLPLTPEKILKAWKFLKVNV; encoded by the coding sequence GTGAGAGTATTGGAGAAGGATTTAAACTATGTTGGGCACACGTTTCCTATTCATGATGCATCGCAAAAAGTAAGGGGAGATTTAGAATACTTAAGTGATATGAAACTCCCTAAGATGTTATATGCCAAACTGCTTTTGAGTCCTATAGCTCATGGGTTAATTACTAAAATTGATACGAGCAGAGCAGAAGCTTTGCCGGGGGTTATCCGGGTTTTTACTCATTTAAATACTCCCAGTAAAACTTACAGCCGCTACCGAATTGTGCCGGATCAAGAATTTTGCTTAGAGGATGAGCGGCTCTTAACTGACAAGGTAAGGTTTGTCGGGGATCGGGTGGCTGCAGTTGTGGCAATCAGTAAAGGAATTGCCAAGCAGGCTATTGGGCTAATTCAAGTGGAATATGAGCCATTGCCTGTTTTGAGCACACCTGAGCAAGCCCTTCTGGACCAAGAGACAAAAATTCATCCCGGGGGAAACCTGCTCCATGAATATCAGCACAAATTAGGGGAGCAGGTTTCATCTTCTGATGATGATATCATTGTCGAAACTGTCACAAAGACTCAAAAAGTGCATCACGCGGCAATGGAAACTCATGTCTGTCTGGCGGATTTTGACAGATCAGGAAAGCTTACTTTGTGGGCCGCTTGTCAAGGGGTTTTTGGGGTCAGAACGATTGTGGCCGATTTATTAGAACTAAGCTATAACAATGTCAGAGTCATTAAAGTTCCCATGGGTGGTTCTTTTGGCGGAAGACAGGAAACTATTTTGGAACCGATTACAGCTTTTTTAGCTAAGGAAGTCAAGGGTCCTGTCAAATTGATCTTAACAAGGGAAGAAACCATTATTTCGACGATGACCAGACCGGCTACCACCTCAAGAATAAGAACTAAAGCTGCTGATGATGGAATGCTGGCGGAATGCAGTGTGGATACCATTGTAGATGCCGGTGCCTATGCGACCAGTTCAATCGACAATACCTATGTTATGTCCAAAAAGATTTGTAAATTATATAGAATCCCTTACTATGAACATTCAGGCAAGACAGTTTATACAAACACACCTATTGCCGGAGGGGCCCGGGGATGGGGAGCGCCGGAAATCATAACAGCCCTGGAAATTCATATGGATGCGGCAGCCAAAAAGCAAGCTATGGATCTTGTAGAATTCAGGCTTAAGAATCTTGTTCATCCCTATGACCTGGATAAATCCTCTCAGATTTCCTTGGGCAATGCTCGTGTGATAGAGTGCCTGGAGAAAGGTGCAGAAGTCTTTGGTTGGCATGAACGGTACAATAGGGAGCCGGACCAAGGCAGATTTCGCAGAGGGGTGGGATTAGCCTGCGCTGCCCATAAGAACGGCATGTACGGGGGATTTCCTGAGCATAGTACCATGACTCTGAAGGTGAATGAGGATGGCAGTTTTATTCTTGTTACGGGTCTTCACGAGATGGGGTGCGGAACGATTACTTCGATTAAGCAAATCGCTGCAGAGGTCTTAGATGTTGATCCCGGCAAGATTACCGTATTAGAAGCAGATACTGAATACGGTCCGTATGATTTTGGCTCGTATGGCAGCAGAGTAACCTACATATGTGGTGCTTGTGCCTTTGAAGCGGCCAAGCGAGTAAAAGAGATGTTAATGGAATGCGCATCTGATATTTTTCAAAAACCTAAAGAGTCTTTAGAAACTAAAAATGGCAGAGTGTGGGTCGTTGGGGATGAGCGGCACCCAATAAGTTATCGTGACATCGCGACAACTGCCAAAGTTAAGAATAATATGGACATTGTCATTACACATACTTATCATGGAACCTCTAATCCAGGTGCCTATGCGGTGCATTTTACTGAGGTGGAGGTTGATACCGCCACGGGAAGAGTTCAGGTCTTGGATTATTTGGCGGCGCATGATATTGGTAAAGCCATAAATCCCGGGATGGTTGAAGGACAGATTCAAGGCGGCGTTCAAATGGGAATAGGCTACGCCTTGTATGAAGAAATAAAAGTTTTTAACGATGGCAGTATTCTGAATAGCAGCTTTAAAAATTATCATGTGCTTAATGCGCCGGACATGCCTTTGGTCAGAACTCTTTTGATAGAAGAAGGCGGAGATGAAGGACCTTACGGTGCGAAGAGCATAGGAGAAATTGCCTTTGTTCCTGTGGCTGCAGCGGTAGTTAATGCCGTTAATAATGCTCTGGGAACCTCCATGTCCGATTTGCCTCTCACGCCGGAGAAGATTTTAAAAGCCTGGAAATTTCTTAAGGTAAATGTTTAA
- a CDS encoding ABC transporter ATP-binding protein, translating into MKPVVEVQNVGMKYQSLNGEIIALEDINFTVHDGEFVSIVGPSGCGKSTLLSIISGLIFSTSGTVLLSGEKVTGTSPKIGYMLQKDHLFGWRTIYQNVMLGLEIRKSVTKESKERAAHLLKTYGLYEFKDKYPNQLSGGMRQRAALIRTLVTDPQILLLDEAFSALDYQTRLVVNDDIYGIIKKENKTALLVTHDIAESISMADRVILLSKRPGTVKNIYDIKLSCDKRTPISSRETPEFMPYFQEIWKGLDVHV; encoded by the coding sequence TTGAAACCTGTCGTCGAAGTTCAAAATGTAGGAATGAAATATCAGTCCCTTAACGGAGAAATAATCGCCCTCGAAGATATTAACTTTACAGTGCACGATGGAGAGTTTGTCAGTATAGTCGGTCCAAGCGGGTGTGGCAAATCCACCCTATTATCGATTATATCCGGGCTTATTTTTTCAACCTCCGGTACGGTTTTATTATCCGGAGAAAAGGTTACGGGGACATCTCCGAAAATAGGATATATGCTGCAAAAGGATCATCTCTTTGGCTGGAGGACTATTTATCAAAATGTCATGCTCGGTTTAGAAATACGAAAAAGTGTCACAAAAGAGTCCAAGGAACGTGCTGCTCATCTTCTTAAAACATATGGTCTGTACGAGTTTAAAGATAAATATCCCAATCAGCTTTCGGGCGGAATGAGACAAAGAGCCGCCCTGATCAGGACCCTTGTAACGGACCCTCAGATTCTTTTATTAGATGAGGCCTTTTCGGCCTTGGATTACCAAACCAGGCTGGTCGTCAATGATGATATCTACGGCATTATCAAAAAAGAAAATAAGACGGCACTATTGGTTACCCATGATATTGCTGAGAGTATCAGCATGGCGGACCGAGTTATTTTATTATCGAAGCGGCCTGGAACAGTCAAAAATATCTACGATATTAAACTGAGCTGTGATAAAAGGACTCCTATATCTTCTCGGGAGACACCAGAGTTCATGCCTTATTTTCAAGAGATATGGAAGGGGCTTGATGTCCATGTCTAA